Proteins encoded by one window of Pseudomonas coleopterorum:
- the choX gene encoding choline ABC transporter substrate-binding protein, giving the protein MKISTALAASWLAVAGSPAFADEPLSDPQSCATVKMADPGWSDIAATNALASLVLEGMGYKPKIDTLAVPIIFGGLKDGQVDVFLGNWMPAQQGFYDKFVANGDVVQYAKNLDGTEFTLAVPDYVYDAGVKDFADLDKHADQFGKKIYGIGSGAPANLSLAEIIKKDEFGLGDWKLVESSEQAMLAEVNRNVKKKAFVVFLGWTPHPMNVQIKLKYLTGGEKYFGSTGTVHTLTRKGYAQSCPNTAKLLSNLVFTQEMENGIMADVANSKKTSAQAAHAWLKANPAVLEKWLDGVKTLDGKDALPAVRAKL; this is encoded by the coding sequence ATGAAGATATCCACAGCCCTGGCAGCCAGCTGGTTGGCAGTTGCCGGCTCGCCGGCGTTTGCCGATGAACCGCTGTCTGACCCACAAAGTTGCGCCACCGTGAAGATGGCCGACCCGGGCTGGAGCGACATCGCCGCCACCAATGCGCTGGCCAGCCTGGTGTTGGAGGGCATGGGCTACAAGCCCAAGATCGACACCCTGGCCGTGCCCATCATTTTCGGCGGCTTGAAGGATGGGCAGGTGGATGTCTTCCTTGGCAACTGGATGCCGGCTCAACAGGGTTTCTACGACAAGTTCGTCGCCAACGGCGATGTGGTGCAGTACGCCAAGAACCTGGACGGTACCGAGTTCACCCTGGCCGTTCCCGATTATGTCTACGACGCCGGAGTGAAGGATTTCGCCGACCTGGACAAGCATGCCGATCAGTTCGGCAAGAAGATCTACGGCATCGGTTCGGGGGCACCAGCCAACCTGTCATTGGCCGAGATCATCAAGAAAGACGAATTCGGCCTGGGTGACTGGAAGCTGGTGGAGTCCAGCGAGCAGGCCATGTTGGCCGAGGTCAATCGCAACGTGAAGAAGAAAGCGTTCGTGGTCTTCCTCGGTTGGACGCCGCATCCGATGAACGTGCAGATCAAGCTCAAGTACCTCACGGGCGGCGAGAAGTATTTCGGCTCCACCGGGACCGTGCACACCTTGACCCGCAAGGGTTATGCCCAGAGCTGCCCGAACACCGCCAAGCTGCTCAGCAACCTGGTGTTCACCCAGGAGATGGAGAACGGGATCATGGCCGATGTGGCCAACAGCAAGAAAACCAGCGCTCAGGCGGCGCATGCCTGGTTGAAAGCCAATCCGGCGGTGCTGGAGAAATGGCTGGACGGGGTGAAAACCCTGGATGGCAAGGATGCGCTGCCGGCGGTGCGGGCGAAGCTTTGA
- the aroE gene encoding shikimate dehydrogenase has protein sequence MDSYVVFGNPVGHSKSPAIHRLFAEQTGQALDYSTLLAPIDGFTDCALGFFKEGLGANVTVPFKEQAFSLCNVLTPRAQRAGAVNMLSRLPDGGLRGDNTDGVGLVRDLVDNAGVTLQGKRILLLGAGGAVRGVIEPLLEQQPLSLVIANRTVEKAEQLARLFADLGPVAASGFDWLEEPVDIIINATSASLAGDLPPIASSLIEPGVTVCYDMMYGKEPTPFCRWASEYGARLSLDGFGMLVEQAAEAFTYWRGVAVDTAPVLSQLRREMAAG, from the coding sequence GTGGTTTTCGGCAACCCGGTGGGTCACAGCAAGTCACCGGCCATTCACCGATTGTTTGCCGAGCAGACCGGCCAGGCGTTGGACTACAGCACGCTGCTGGCGCCCATCGATGGCTTCACCGACTGTGCCCTGGGCTTTTTCAAGGAAGGCCTGGGCGCCAACGTCACCGTGCCGTTCAAGGAGCAGGCCTTCAGCCTGTGCAACGTGCTGACCCCACGCGCGCAGCGTGCCGGCGCGGTGAACATGCTCAGCCGTCTGCCCGATGGCGGCCTGCGCGGCGACAATACCGATGGCGTGGGGCTGGTGCGCGATCTGGTCGACAACGCCGGTGTGACCTTGCAAGGCAAACGCATTCTGTTGCTGGGTGCCGGCGGTGCGGTGCGAGGGGTGATCGAGCCGCTGCTCGAACAGCAACCGCTGTCGCTGGTGATCGCCAACCGTACGGTCGAGAAAGCCGAACAGCTGGCGCGGCTGTTCGCTGATCTGGGCCCGGTTGCGGCCAGTGGCTTCGATTGGCTGGAAGAGCCTGTGGATATCATCATCAACGCCACGTCGGCGAGCCTGGCGGGCGATCTGCCGCCCATTGCCAGCAGCTTGATCGAACCCGGTGTCACGGTCTGCTACGACATGATGTACGGCAAGGAACCAACGCCGTTCTGTCGCTGGGCCAGCGAATACGGTGCGCGGCTGTCGCTGGATGGTTTCGGCATGCTGGTCGAGCAGGCGGCGGAAGCTTTCACCTACTGGCGCGGTGTGGCAGTGGATACGGCGCCGGTGCTGAGCCAGTTGCGGCGGGAGATGGCGGCGGGTTGA